The genomic window TTCCAGTTACTGCTGTGTGAAAAATTTGACAACTTCTTCCTGGAGGAGGAATGAAAACATCAGTAATTCGAGTAATGAGCAGCACACATCCTAACATCAACTGAAACTGACCCTGCAGGATAAAACTGCTCCAAACTGTGTTTTAGGACCCGACATGTTCAGACAGGGTCTTTGTCAGAGAGGAATTTTTCACACAACACTGCTGAAGTGGTGTCGAGGGATGCCTCACTCTTTTAAATTGACCAAGGATTAAACATTAACAATTAGAGCATTGTGTCCCTGCTCTGCCAGTCTGCCATGTCATGCAGCAGTAAAACACAGAAGAGCAGCAGTGGTactcaaacagaaaaacatacaaataatcAACAAAAAGCGCCTGTGAAGACTTTACTAAATCTGTCAGCAGATCCTGAATCCTGCAGAGTAAGAGCCTGAAATGAGAGCTATGTGGACCTGGGCTGCATGAGGTTACAATAAGACAGATCCCTCTGCTTTGTTTACACTAACGCACAGCAGCATGAGAGCAACAACCGCTAGATAAGATATGATGAGAAATATTTCAACTTACGTTCTGAAGCACTCCCTCATGGCCCCTTTCCCAAACGGCTGTGAGAAACCAGACAGAAGGAAACGAATTAGATGCTGCGAGACAGTACAAAGCTATCTATCAAGAGCAAATATACCTGCACAGCCATCTTGATGTGGACCTGGTCTTGAACCCATTCTCCTGTGACAGCATTGTACCTGTAAAGATAGAGGACAACATACaatatatgtttttgttgtttgtttttttttgctaaccTTAGAAAACCATCTGCGAAGTCATCCTAGAAGGTTTGAATTAccggcaggtgattggatgaccCTGTGTCAcaagctgaccaatcagagtgcCAACTCGCCAACAAAGAAAACCTGGATCCTTGAAAGCTTGTTAGCACACTGACAGGTCATTCTTGGTGATTTGTTGGTAGAATGTGGGCACAGATGGTGAATGGTCACTTTTTGTTGTCATTGTCGAGCCTAAAAGACGAACATACTGTACCTACTTCCTAGAAGGACAAGCCCGGCAAGATGGCAATTTTTCACTTATTAGaattataaaacacacacacatgctggaaTTCCACAACAATGACCTAAACTGAACAGAAATAGCCTTCCGTCTGGTTTGCCAGTTTGTCTGTTATCTATTCTTATCACAGAAACACATGGAGCACCACTTTCCTCCCAGAGAACAATATAACAACAAGGTTGTGTGAGAGGTCAATCTGGATGTATTATACTGGATAAAGCCAGTGTAAAGGGCATTAACTTGTGCAGTCAGTATAGTGATATAAATGCCTGTGTACACACTTGggatcggtgtgtgtgtttgccttggCAGGGCGTGTGTCCTGAGTTAATGAATACTATGGAATTCTGTGTGCCACTGACAGAAATCTCTTACAAAAAGTGGTCCCAGGGAGGGGAACGCAGTGTACCAGGACTTTCATTTCATTAAGTTCATACTAAGGGCGGCGGCAGGGCAAAGAGGAGTGAGGTTACATGTGGGTAAATTTAGCACATGAAAAGGGAAAGCAACAGCAAATCCCAGCCTCTGACAAtccctcccccctctgcagTTAAACACAAACCCTGTGTTATGTAACATTCTTCTCCTGCTGTCTGCCCTCACCCCTTCAGCTGCCTACCTTGTTTGGAGAGTTTTTTAATGTTGATGTGGCCGATGCACTGGTCATACTATCCTCTGGGTTCCTCATGTGACCAGTGAACCAGATAGGCTATAAGCCAGTGAAGTGGAGTGAAGCCTGCTGCCAGATATTTATCAGGCTTAGacattcattttaaatggtAATCTCCACAGAACTCCATATTAAAGTGCCCGGCACTACAGCAAATATACAGTTTTGGTCATCATAGataattgtttttttgaatTTGTTTATGAAAACTGCACATGGTTAATGTTTATATAACTCACACAATTTTAATTATAGTACAGCTTAAAGGTATACAGCATTAGCATGGCTCCTCAGGTTGACAGGTTGGTGCACTGCAGCTGCACCATTTTGCCTATATTTGGAACGGTAAGTTATGCGGACACAGATTCCACTTGGAGCTTCAAAATGCTCTTTAGGAAACCTCTTGGTGATGTCACAGTAGGTTTGTCTATCTTTATTAGCAGGCTGTGGCCCACACTGAATCACCTGATAACTGAAATGCCAATTTATTTTCTCATAGCAGAAAAAGCCCTGTGTGTAACTGATAACCTTATAAGAACAGTTCAGTTTTCTGGATAGTTTGAGTAAACAATGTACAGTACGCCGTGTCTGAAGGCCTTGTCACTCCACAGACGAGACAAATCTGCAAATCACACATACCTGTATCGGGCGCAGGGTTCGGTGGCAATGTCCTCCAGGTGAAACTCCGCCCAGGGGTCTGGCATGGCTCTGGCCTTTTCGATTGCATGCATCCATGCTGCCTGTTGAACAAAAGCATCACAACAAAAAGTCTCACTGGtgggtgtcagtgttttgttttcatgcaaACAGGTGTGCTAGAACGCACATGGACAAGAGAGGTTCTACGCAAGACCACAGAGCTCACAGACACAGTTCACAACAAAGGAGAGCTCCCTCAAAATGAAGGTGGGCAGAGTGGGCAGAGTTCAAGACTCATCTGGAGTTTTCAGGATACATCTTTCTGAGTACAAGACATGAATCAAGTGTCACTACTAATCTAAATTTGTAAGTAACCCAAGCCCAGAGCTGACCTACAAGCACAGCAGCACGTCTGCCTCGTAGGCAGCTGGTCGCTGTCCAACAGGCATTTAAAGCATGTTCATAATAAGAgagaaggatgaagaggaaCAGGAAGGGCTGGAATGACAACATTATAAAATTTAAATTAGCTCATTTTAAAGTAGCAGTACAATTTTCTATAACTGAATTTAACACTGTTAATGAAAGTAGTTTTAGAAACAACAATTATGATGCATTAAGGGATAAAGGATTTATTTAGCTGATTAATGGAAAAAGGAGAGGAGATTTAGGAGTAGGATGCAGGCATGGATGGTCGCTGgtaaggagggagaggaggaataTATAAAATTTTAACCGGAACATACCCGTGCGCTCTCAGACAAAACTTTGTACGAGCGAGGTTCTGCCATCGTTTCCATTTCATTCTATGCAAAGAGGTAAAGAAAACGCATGGCTTCTCATCAATAAACAGTTTATGCAGCAATTCATCAAATAACTCCAcgataaacaacaacaactacacaGTGAATGGAGCTATTTATGCTGCTCATCTGGAGGATGTGTTTACATACAACGTAGTCACACTCTGTTCTCCTTAGAGGTGTGTACAGTAAACagatacagtacacacacacatcagtacGTGTCTGCACAGATCATCTCTCCTTATAAGGACATGTTCACACATACAATTGCAGAACTAACAgcacttttttcccttttgctGTTCTTTTAGCGTCTTGTTGCCAACTCACCTTGTACATAAAGTTGTTCTTAGGGAGAGAGtttgacagctgctgtttgtacaCCAGATTCTTCAGGTAGTGGCAGACCTCTTTGGCAGAGTCATCCAGGATAGGGCAAATGAAGTGGtcctcgtcatcatcatcatcatcactggcATTGGCATCGCTGAGTGAGGATGCCCGCTGTTTGAAGGCACCTCCCTGGACAGGGGGTCTCTTAATgctgccttcctcctccatgCTAAACATCAGCTCTTCTTCCATGGTGTCTGAGGAGGGAACAATAATGTCAGTTTGTGTCTGCCAGGTCAATGGATGCACAAAACAACATTGCACCATACGTATTAGACACAGCACCTACTTCAGATTGATGTTATCAGTATAACCATCAGCATGCAAGGCATTTGAGCTCACATTGACAGCAAATGAAAGCACACGTAATGTTGTTGTGAGTAGTAGTAGCAGCTAGCTGGCTGGAAGGAATGCAGGGTGACGTTCCTGTAGTACACCATCACACTGTTACATTACAGCATGCACCATGTAGCCATGgatgttatattatattacagCATGCAAAACCACGCTATATGCACgtattaaatatataaacaacaAACCTTCTGATCAGACGCAGACACACCTCTAATAACTTTATCCAGACTGTCACCTCTGCGCTGTCCCAGTTTAAGAAAAACTGACCAGGTTGCAAGAGCTGCGCTTAAATCCTCCTCTCAGACGAGATCAGAGTGGATCGGCCCCGTTTCTCCACCGTATCCCGAAGATCCCAGGGACGTGCCTGGCAGCTGGCGCCTGTTCCTGTTACCGTCCACCACGACGACAAGGGCCCTGAGCACGTAGCACACTGATCTCGTATGGCCACGCCCCTTCCTTCTGTTGCCTTCACGGTCGTcggaagaacaacacataagaactgatgaagctgcttggagaagcagcgaaacgtcttcaagaaaattcTACTATTTCTATTTCAAGAAAAGTttagttgccttgcttcaaccttctgaacaCAGAGGAACGAACATTAACGCTCCTTTTAAACAAATGGTGGCTAGGATAATAAAGAGCCCACCACCAAAAACTACCACAAACTACAACGGTATTATTTCCCAGAGAGGTTAATTTGTGAACTGAATACAGCAGTCGTAATGTGGTTTATCACACATAGTTCATGTGTCATAGTAGTTCATCAAATTCCGTAATTGGTTGCCATTGGGTTATATGGTAGCGTGGCCGAGTGGTCTAAGGCGCTGGATTTAGGCTCCAGTCATTTCGAtggcgtgggttcgaatcccaccgCTGCCAGCAACTTTTTTCTTAAATGAAGAGAAGTCACAACCCTGTTACTCCGTCTTTAAAGTAATACAAAAGCAAAACCTCAAATTATCTTTTTCTCTCGACAGATTCAACCACAACATAATAGATTGCAGAAGGTATATAACAGCGACATCTTGTGGCCTCATGATTGCTATTAGAAGCAGATTGAGCAAGACCCACAAACCACAGAGCTGTCAATTGATGAAGAGCTCTGCCACTTCCGATTGTAGATAGGTTGGGATTAAAAACACCTTTCAGCACCTTTACATACCCAATGCACTATGCATtcacatattaaaaataatttaaatactaataaaatgacaaaataatcaGCCTTTGGCAAGAGACAATGGTCAATTAAATTTAATAcataatcattttaaaaatataactGAAATTACATTATTAATGTTGTTAAGAAGTCAGCATCCAACATGTTTATGTTCTTACAATATTTGTATAAATCAGTCCACAGCTTGGTAAACATCACTGAGCTCTTACATTCTCTTTCAAGTGCTGAGAAGCTACAAATTGCATTTTTTGGATGGCTAGCTGGGTATCTTCTGCTGTTATCCCGAGATGCCACACTGCCCTCACAGAGTTCCCAAAGTGAGGGTACATGAGAACTTGTATCCCCTGCCCCAGtacagcctcctcctcttcgctAACTGCAGCCATGCGGGCACAGAACTCCTTGGGAGTCAAACTTGGCTGTTCCAAACGAAACCGCAGGATGTTTGTCTCCACAGCAGCCATGTCCACGGCAAACAGAGAGGGATCGCACTCACGCAGAGCTGCAAGAGGAGAGGTGGAGTTATGAGCAGGACTACAATGGCAGACAAGATTTTCATGAGCCACTCACCAAGTGCAAATGTTTTTGCATTGCGGTGATCATCCTCCAGCCTTCCTATCATATCCTGCAGAGACAGTTTTCCAGCTGCTGCTAGAACACCTGCCTGCCGCATACCCCCACCCAGGGCCTTACGGCACCGAACCGCTCCAGATATGAAGGCCTGAGGTCCTGCCAGCATCGTACCCACAGGGGAGCCTAAACCctgttacacaacaacaacattaacTTGTAAAGTTCTGTTCTCATCTGAGTGTGAGTGTGCCTTTCACCtttgagagacacacactgacagtgtgtgtgtgttgcagaatAGTGGATAGGGGCACGCCCTGTGCCACAGCTGCATTCATCACCCTCGCCCCGTCCATGTGGACCGACAGACCATACCGGTCTGCTAAAGCACGAACCTTCAGGATGGAAACAGACACCCTCCTTTAATACAGGCCATTATCAGTGCTGCtttcacatgctgacacacaacacacacctccTGCAGGAAGGCCAGAGGCAGCACACGGCCTCCCTGTATGTTATGTGTGTTCTCAACACATATGAGGCGTGAACGTGGGTAATGAGGGTCTGGGTAACCATGGCGAATCTTTGACTCCAGTTGCTCCAGGTCAAATGTCCCATCAGGAAGGGTAGTCACTGTGGTGGCATGGACTCCAGCCAGCTGtatcaacacagacacacagagtcttTCCAAGCAAAGACAGTGCACCACTATGGATAATGTGGGTATCTGGTGTACTCACCTGTGCACTACCTCCCTGCTCATAGATGTGCAGGTGAGACAGATCTCCCACAATCATCTCGTTGCCCCGCTCCCTGCAGTGCACCATCACtgcacagtgaaacacacatttacaaccaTCCTGACCGCATAAAAATCAGGTGATAATGACAGCACAGCTCACCTGCAATGAGATTACTCATGGTTCCAGAGGGCACAAACAGGGCAGCCTCCATCCCAAATATATCGGCTGCCAACTTCTGCAACTCTGCAGGTATAAGTCAAATATTTACCACATAAAACACAATGATGTGAGCAACTTCTGCAGCACTACCCTAGGGTCAAAGTTCAAGGGGGAATATAGATTATAAGTCTTTGGCTACCTAGGCTAtggacacacatgcaggcaaaGAAAACATAAACCTGTATGTAGCACCTGCATTATAATCCTTCACTCTGCGTACATGTAGAGCTACAAAAAAGATGCTAACAGTACCTTTGTCCCACTTCAGGCCCTACATccttaaaataacacatttgtgGACTGACAGTATCACAGAAATATGATAAACATGTCTCATTTAAAAGGCTCCTAAAATGTGCATTAGGCATCCCGGAATGCATTGCAAACATCATATTTTGCTGACTGAATGCgccatgttgttttttgtaactttttcttCCACATAAATCTGGACATATAATTCCCTTTTCGGCTCTGACCGTTAACTGTCGGGTCTTCCCCCATCACGTCATCTCCGACCTCGGCCTCCGCCATGGCCTGGCGCATCGCCGGACCGGGTTTGGTCACCGTGTCGCTGCGGAGGTCCACCACCCGGACGTGGGCCGCCCCGCACGCTCCCGGTCTCCCGGCGCTGTAGTATCCTCGCGCGGCGGTCCGTCCCAGCACTGCGGCTCCGGCTTCTCGCGCACTAAGCCGTTTACCTGAAGCCAGGACGCCATATTTTAAAGATGAATACAAAGCCCTGCTGAACAACGTTTTCAGTGACATGACGCTCCTCTGTCCATCATCTTCAACGCTCGCATAGGTGTTTGGATCGAACTTTGGATCGTTGCACCTGCAATCGATAATCATTGACTGCCAGTTACGTTAATGGATTACCTATCCATGAATCGACCTGCACATAGTAAcattcaccacaagatggcgcaATACCTTAGCAAAGCTCATCATTTAACTCGTAGACTGACAAAATAATGTGTGCCATTGCTTTTATTTGTAAAATCTTAAATATATCTTAAATAAatcttaaatatatatatatatatatatatatatatatatatatatatatatatatatatatatatatatatatatatataaatacataattaagaaaataaatcaaaataaccTGATGAATCAGAATTACTGCAGAGCTGAGGTGTGTAAGACACAATTATAGCAAAACTGAACATAACAGTTCAAAACTGTTATTTATTGACTGATTATTTGTCATGGTATAGCTACAGTGTGTGCAGATGGGTTGGGTATATTTACaggtttttcatacatttttccACGTCCCTGTGGAAACAGTGTgggaacagacagacaggtggtcaCCAATGCTCTGAAATAACTGTGACACCCCAACATTCTTCAGGGGTCACCAGCCTGCTTTTGGCCTGACCTTTATGTCCATGCTGAGCTAATTCTGAACCATCATCCATTTGGGTCATtgcagagacacatacacacacaaacacatggcgGCTCAGGCCCAAACTAAACTAGTTACATCCAGCACTATCCCCCTATTTTTATCGGTAATAAAGCCCAGGTTCCTCACATACATGGGGCTAAGTCAATATTTGGTGGTGAGGGCTTGTGGGAATTTCTGCACTGTGAACTCAGATATGCTTCGAGGGAGGCGCATTTACAAAAcatctccctccccctcccctacAAATGCTAcagtcctccctccctcactaCCCTCAAACACATTTCCCACTCTATGCCGTCTTATCTGATTTTAATCACTTGATAACAGTCCCAGCGCGCGTTATCAGGGGCCACATCAGGCTGTAGTTAAAGTTGATACTGCCAGTAACAGAACCAGGTTTTATGATCCATAACAAGTCATCATTAAAAGTCATTAGCAAACATCAGCATCATAAAAAAGGCCACAGTGGGCCCCGAGAGCCTCGCAAGAGCCgcgaagagagagggagagagaaagctaGAGATGCAGATACATCAGTGAGCAAGACAGAGCAGCGATGGACAAGGGTGATAACTGAGCAGGAGTTTTTACGGGATCACTGCTGGCCGTGCGCTCTGAAACCTCACATTTTTTTGTCAgcgtatgagtgtgtgtgtttctctcaaaTGCCTTGCAGCATTCCTTTTGGAGAAAATATTGAATTAGAgaaaaaagaggcagagagggagaaatgaaggagagggagaaataTTGACTCCTTCTGGGAAGGAGCGAGACGGCAACGCCTTTCCAATAACCATAAACCCACTGGGCTGAAAATAGACGGGCCGAATGAATAAACGAATGTGTTCATCCCACATGAGCTCTTCTCTTTCACGGACAGAGGGGAATGGAGGTGAccccctcccccttccctcctcctcctcctgctctcgctctctctctctctctctctcctctttcactGAGACCATCATTTCTTCACTATGACGAGAGATATTAACCGGAACAAAACAGGTGTTTATGGGAAGCTttttctacaaacacacacacacatttttatgtaGCAGCATATAGGTGTCGACATCAGGGCCCTAAACACAAGAGTAACATCT from Parambassis ranga chromosome 19, fParRan2.1, whole genome shotgun sequence includes these protein-coding regions:
- the tha1 gene encoding threonine aldolase 1 isoform X2; this translates as MIIDCRCNDPKFDPNTYASVEDDGQRSVMSLKTLFSRALYSSLKYGVLASGKRLSAREAGAAVLGRTAARGYYSAGRPGACGAAHVRVVDLRSDTVTKPGPAMRQAMAEAEVGDDVMGEDPTVNELQKLAADIFGMEAALFVPSGTMSNLIAVMVHCRERGNEMIVGDLSHLHIYEQGGSAQLAGVHATTVTTLPDGTFDLEQLESKIRHGYPDPHYPRSRLICVENTHNIQGGRVLPLAFLQEVRALADRYGLSVHMDGARVMNAAVAQGVPLSTILQHTHTGLGSPVGTMLAGPQAFISGAVRCRKALGGGMRQAGVLAAAGKLSLQDMIGRLEDDHRNAKTFALALRECDPSLFAVDMAAVETNILRFRLEQPSLTPKEFCARMAAVSEEEEAVLGQGIQVLMYPHFGNSVRAVWHLGITAEDTQLAIQKMQFVASQHLKENVRAQ
- the tha1 gene encoding threonine aldolase 1 isoform X1 — its product is MIIDCRCNDPKFDPNTYASVEDDGQRSVMSLKTLFSRALYSSLKYGVLASGKRLSAREAGAAVLGRTAARGYYSAGRPGACGAAHVRVVDLRSDTVTKPGPAMRQAMAEAEVGDDVMGEDPTVNELQKLAADIFGMEAALFVPSGTMSNLIAVMVHCRERGNEMIVGDLSHLHIYEQGGSAQLAGVHATTVTTLPDGTFDLEQLESKIRHGYPDPHYPRSRLICVENTHNIQGGRVLPLAFLQEVRALADRYGLSVHMDGARVMNAAVAQGVPLSTILQHTHTVSVCLSKGLGSPVGTMLAGPQAFISGAVRCRKALGGGMRQAGVLAAAGKLSLQDMIGRLEDDHRNAKTFALALRECDPSLFAVDMAAVETNILRFRLEQPSLTPKEFCARMAAVSEEEEAVLGQGIQVLMYPHFGNSVRAVWHLGITAEDTQLAIQKMQFVASQHLKENVRAQ